From Cellulophaga lytica DSM 7489, a single genomic window includes:
- a CDS encoding GNAT family N-acetyltransferase: MVTIKKATEEDSSIVAPLLNNYRIFYKQEPNLKAAENFLIERLSKNQSHIFIAFKNNIAVGFTQLYTSYSSVALQPLFILNDLYVDTQYRGNNIGTELLKKAQQFCKDNKHKGLALETATNNPAQKLYEKLNWEKDTASFHYFWTAK, translated from the coding sequence ATGGTAACAATAAAAAAAGCAACAGAAGAAGATAGTAGCATAGTTGCTCCTTTACTTAACAACTACAGAATTTTTTACAAGCAAGAGCCTAACTTAAAAGCCGCTGAAAATTTTTTGATAGAAAGATTAAGTAAAAATCAATCTCACATATTTATTGCTTTTAAAAATAACATAGCAGTTGGTTTTACACAATTGTACACCTCCTACTCTTCCGTAGCATTACAACCACTATTCATTTTAAATGACCTATACGTAGATACCCAATACAGAGGTAACAACATAGGAACTGAATTACTAAAAAAAGCTCAACAATTTTGCAAAGATAATAAACACAAAGGGCTAGCTTTAGAAACCGCAACCAACAACCCAGCTCAAAAATTATACGAAAAACTAAACTGGGAAAAAGATACAGCGTCTTTTCATTATTTTTGGACTGCTAAATAG